A part of Mustela erminea isolate mMusErm1 chromosome 9, mMusErm1.Pri, whole genome shotgun sequence genomic DNA contains:
- the LOC116600059 gene encoding olfactory receptor 4C16-like, translating into MQLNNNVTEFILLGLTQDPVRKKIGFVIFLLFYLGTLLGNSLIITTIKTSQTLGSPMYFFIFHLSLSDTCLCTCIAPRMIVDALLRKTTISFSECMLQVFSLHFFGCLGIFILILMAADRYVAICKPLHYTTIMSPQICAVLMAMAWMGSCVHSSAQLSLTLSLPFCGPNVIDHYFCDLQPLLKLACADTYVINLLLVSNSGAICTVSFVMLMCSYVIILYSLRNHSAKGRRKAFSTCISHIIVVILFFGPCIFIYTRPATTFPMDKMIAAFYTLGIPLINPLIYTLRNAEVKDAMRKLWRKKLILDDKR; encoded by the coding sequence ATGCAGCTGAATAATAACGTGACTGAATTCATTCTGCTTGGGTTGACCCAGGATCCTGTTAGAAAGAAAATAGGGTTtgtcattttcttgcttttctattTGGGGACGTTGCTGGGTAACTCTCTGATTATTACTACTATCAAGACCAGCCAGACACTCGGGAGTCCAATGTACTTCTTCATTTTCCACCTATCTTTATCTGACACCTGCCTCTGTACTTGCATAGCCCCTAGAATGATTGTGGATGCCCTTTTGAGGAAGACCACTATCTCTTTCAGTGAGTGCATGTTACAAgtcttttcactacatttcttTGGCTGCTTGGGGATCTTCATCCTTATCCTCATGGCTgctgaccgctatgtggccatctgtaagccTCTGCACTACACAACCATCATGAGTCCTCAGATCTGTGCTGTGCTGATGGCTATGGCCTGGATGGGGTCCTGTGTACATTCTTCAGCTCAGCTTTCTCTGACCTTGAGTTTACCCTTCTGTGGTCCCAATGTGATTGATCACTATTTTTGTGACTTGCAGCCCTTGTTGAAACTTGCCTGTGCAGACACCTATGTGATCAACCTACTGTTGGTGTCCAATAGTGGGGCCATTTGTACAGTGAGTTTTGTCATGCTGATGTGCTCCTATGTTATTATCTTGTATTCTCTGAGAAACCACAGTGCTAAAGGGAGGAGAAAAGCCTTCTCCACTTGCATCTCCCACATCATTGTGGTCATCTTGTTCTTTGGTCCttgcatatttatatacacacgCCCTGCAACCACCTTCCCCATGGATAAGATGATAGCTGCGTTTTATACCCTTGGAATACCTTTGATCAATCCTCTGATTTACACATTGAGGAATGCAGAGGTGAAAGATGCCATGAGGAAGTTATGGAGAAAGAAGTTGATCTTAGATGACAAAAGATAA
- the LOC116599458 gene encoding olfactory receptor 4C11-like, protein MNSSVTEFILFGLTQDAGKQKAIFAVLLMLYLATLLGNFLIVVTIKKSRTLESPMYFFLFYLSFADACFSTTTAPRLIVDALSQKKTISYNECMTQVFAAHFFGCMEIFVLILMAFDRYVAICKPLRYTTIMSRHVCRVLVILSWVGSCIHSSAQLFLALRLPFCGPNVIDHYFCDLQPLLKLACMDTYVINLLVVSNSGAICMVSFIILLISYVVILYSLRNHSAEGRRKALSTCTSHFIVVVLFFGPCIFIYTRPATTFPIDKMVAVFYTIGTPLLNPLIYTLRNAEVKNAMKKLWCS, encoded by the coding sequence ATGAATAGCAGTGTGACTGAATTCATTCTGTTTGGGTTGACACAGGATGCAGGAAAGCAGAAAGCAATATTTGCGGTCTTGTTAATGCTTTACCTTGCCACACTGTTGGGGAACTTTCTCATTGTAGTGACTATTAAGAAAAGCAGGACCCTTGAGAgtcccatgtacttcttcctatTTTATCTGTCCTTTGCTGATGCCTGCTTCTCTACAACCACAGCCCCCAGATTGATTGTGGATGCCCTTTCTCAGAAGAAGACCATTTCCTACAATGAGTGCATGACTCAGGTCTTTGCAGCCCACTTCTTTGGGTGCATGGAAATCTTTGTGCTCATCCTCATGGCTTTTGATCGCTATGTAGCCATTTGTAAGCCCTTGCGATACACAACCATCATGAGCCGCCATGTCTGCCGTGTGCTGGTGATTCTAAGCTGGGTGGGATCCTGTATCCACTCTTCAGCACAACTTTTCCTGGCTTTGAGATTGCCTTTCTGTGGTCCCAATGTGATTGACCACTATTTCTGTGACTTGCAGCCCTTGTTGAAACTAGCCTGCATGGACACTTATGTGATAAACTTGCTAGTTGTTTCCAACAGTGGAGCCATATGCATGGTAAGTTTCATAATTCTACTTATCTCCTATGTTGTCATCTTGTACTCTCTGAGAAACCACAGTGCAGAAGGAAGGCGAAAAGCTCTTTCCACCTGCACCTCCCATTTTATTGTGGTTGTCCTATTTTTTGGTCcatgtatattcatatacacaCGCCCAGCAACCACGTTTCCAATAGACAAGATGGTGGCTGTGTTTTACACAATTGGGACACCCTTGCTCAACCCTCTGATCTATACACTGAGGAATGCGGAAGTGAAAAATGCCATGAAAAAGTTATGGTGTAGCTAA